The following are encoded together in the Streptomyces flavofungini genome:
- the lanKC gene encoding class III lanthionine synthetase LanKC, whose product MDKRYEVYCLADRHFYETPDRLSAPEQADTVYATARRPVPDGWRAERAGDWLTLVPVDDEGTVLPAPQQGWKIHVSATRADADEVAAAVWDYCVPRRVPFKFVPGPALLLLRNSKYAGRDKSGKFVTVYPADEQQLHTVLRELGKILDGREGPYVLTDLRWGEGPLYVRYGAFTRRVCDDGRGRMVPAIEDADGRLVPDSREPAFKVPAWVTLPDFLKPHLDARDATNVKDLPYRLEKALHFSNGGGVYVGTDTRDGRKVVLKEGRPHAGLAADGADAVTRLEREKDALEKLSGLGVAPEVRDWFELGGHRFLVMDFLQGRTLNSFFADRHPLCVHEPSAEDVSAYTRWALRIHALVEEAVAAVHARGVVFNDLHLFNIMVAPDEQSVSLLDFEAAAGVDQPGRQALAHPGFVAPADRSGTGIDRYALACLRLALFLPVTTLLVIDREKAAHLAEVIATEFPEVPREFLDQAVAEITGAAGDAGAGAVGEARTTAEAEGEGDAEGETSRERRTGSGRRVRDFVVEPRDWPRSRDSMTAALLASATPERDDRLFPGDVGQFADGGGLGLAYGAAGVLYALAETGAQRYEEGEHWLLKHTAPPPAGTPLGLHDGIAGIAHVLDRLGHRTRALDLVGLVLDENWERLSSDLYGGLAGLGLALDGLARTTGERDLDEHALRAARILTSRMVAAEAAAAAGPGTQAGPGTPAGSRRAGLLRGASGPALLFLRLYDRHGAPDFLDLAAQALRADLARCVPQRDGGLAVDEGWRTMPYLGDGSVGIGMVLDDYLTYRHDEQFAAARADILTAASSRFCAHPGLVQGRAGMILHLSRTQHAPGADDGTGPGTDGASGAADATATAARLAGQIDGLGWFAMPYERHLAFPGNQLLRLSMDLHTGTAGCLLALGAALDTERPPGARAHLPFLPPLKRPTDRPRRTAGS is encoded by the coding sequence ATGGACAAGCGGTACGAGGTCTACTGTCTGGCCGACAGACACTTCTACGAGACCCCGGACCGGCTGTCCGCGCCCGAACAGGCCGACACGGTGTACGCGACCGCCCGCCGCCCCGTCCCCGACGGATGGCGCGCCGAGCGCGCCGGCGACTGGCTGACCCTGGTCCCCGTCGACGACGAGGGCACCGTGCTGCCCGCGCCCCAGCAGGGCTGGAAGATCCATGTCTCCGCCACGCGCGCCGACGCCGACGAGGTCGCCGCGGCCGTCTGGGACTACTGCGTGCCGCGCCGGGTGCCGTTCAAGTTCGTGCCGGGACCGGCGCTGCTCCTGCTGCGCAACAGCAAGTACGCGGGCCGCGACAAGAGCGGCAAGTTCGTCACCGTCTACCCCGCGGACGAGCAGCAACTCCACACGGTGCTGCGGGAGTTGGGCAAGATCCTCGACGGCCGTGAGGGGCCCTACGTCCTCACCGATCTGCGCTGGGGCGAGGGCCCGCTGTACGTGCGCTACGGCGCCTTCACGCGCCGCGTGTGCGACGACGGACGCGGCCGGATGGTCCCCGCGATCGAGGACGCCGACGGCCGGCTCGTGCCGGACTCGCGCGAGCCGGCCTTCAAGGTCCCCGCCTGGGTGACCCTGCCCGACTTCCTGAAGCCGCACCTCGACGCCCGTGACGCGACCAACGTCAAGGACCTCCCGTACCGCCTGGAGAAGGCCCTGCACTTCTCCAACGGCGGTGGCGTGTACGTCGGCACCGACACCCGCGACGGCCGCAAGGTCGTCCTGAAGGAGGGCCGCCCGCACGCGGGCCTCGCCGCCGACGGCGCCGACGCCGTCACCCGCCTCGAACGCGAGAAGGACGCCCTGGAGAAGCTGTCCGGGCTCGGCGTCGCCCCCGAGGTGCGGGACTGGTTCGAGCTCGGCGGCCACCGCTTCCTCGTCATGGACTTCCTCCAGGGCCGCACCCTCAACTCCTTCTTCGCCGACCGCCACCCGCTGTGCGTGCACGAGCCGTCCGCCGAGGACGTCTCCGCGTACACCCGCTGGGCGCTGCGGATCCACGCGCTCGTGGAGGAGGCGGTGGCGGCCGTGCACGCGCGCGGCGTCGTCTTCAACGACCTGCACCTGTTCAACATCATGGTCGCGCCCGACGAGCAGTCCGTCTCGCTCCTGGACTTCGAGGCCGCCGCCGGGGTGGACCAGCCGGGACGGCAGGCCCTCGCGCACCCCGGCTTCGTCGCGCCCGCCGACCGCAGCGGCACCGGCATCGACCGCTACGCCCTGGCCTGCCTGCGCCTGGCCCTGTTCCTGCCCGTCACCACGCTCCTGGTCATCGACCGCGAGAAGGCGGCGCACCTGGCCGAGGTGATCGCGACCGAGTTCCCCGAAGTGCCCCGGGAGTTCCTGGACCAGGCGGTCGCGGAGATCACCGGAGCAGCCGGGGACGCCGGGGCGGGCGCCGTCGGGGAGGCGAGGACCACCGCGGAGGCGGAGGGGGAGGGAGACGCCGAGGGGGAGACGTCCCGGGAGCGCCGGACCGGCTCGGGCCGACGCGTACGGGACTTCGTCGTCGAACCGCGGGACTGGCCCCGCAGCCGGGACTCCATGACCGCGGCCCTCCTCGCCTCCGCCACACCGGAGCGCGACGACCGGCTCTTCCCCGGCGACGTCGGGCAGTTCGCCGACGGCGGCGGGCTCGGACTCGCGTACGGCGCGGCCGGGGTCCTGTACGCGCTCGCCGAGACCGGCGCGCAGCGCTACGAGGAGGGCGAGCACTGGCTCCTGAAGCACACCGCCCCACCCCCCGCGGGCACCCCGCTCGGCCTGCACGACGGCATCGCGGGCATCGCCCACGTCCTGGACCGCCTCGGCCACCGCACCCGTGCCCTCGACCTCGTCGGCCTGGTCCTCGACGAGAACTGGGAGCGGCTCTCCTCCGACCTGTACGGCGGCCTCGCCGGACTCGGCCTCGCCCTGGACGGCCTGGCCCGCACCACGGGCGAACGGGACCTCGACGAGCACGCGCTGCGGGCGGCGCGGATCCTGACGAGCCGGATGGTGGCGGCGGAGGCGGCCGCGGCGGCGGGGCCGGGCACCCAGGCGGGACCGGGCACACCGGCCGGTTCGCGCCGGGCCGGGCTGCTGCGCGGCGCCAGCGGCCCCGCGCTGCTTTTCCTCAGGCTGTACGACCGCCACGGCGCCCCCGACTTCCTCGACCTGGCCGCCCAGGCCCTGCGCGCGGACCTCGCCCGGTGCGTGCCGCAGCGCGACGGGGGGCTCGCCGTCGACGAGGGCTGGCGCACCATGCCCTACCTGGGCGACGGCAGCGTCGGCATCGGCATGGTCCTCGACGACTATCTGACCTACCGCCACGACGAGCAGTTCGCCGCGGCCCGCGCCGACATCCTGACCGCCGCGAGCTCCCGCTTCTGCGCGCACCCCGGGCTCGTCCAGGGCCGCGCGGGAATGATCCTGCACCTGAGCCGCACGCAGCACGCGCCGGGGGCGGACGACGGCACCGGGCCGGGCACGGACGGCGCGAGCGGGGCGGCCGACGCGACCGCGACCGCCGCCCGCCTCGCCGGCCAGATCGACGGCCTCGGCTGGTTCGCCATGCCGTACGAGCGCCACCTCGCCTTCCCCGGCAACCAGTTGCTGCGCCTGTCCATGGACCTGCACACCGGCACCGCGGGCTGTCTGCTCGCCCTCGGTGCCGCGCTCGACACCGAACGGCCGCCCGGCGCCCGCGCCCACCTGCCGTTCCTGCCGCCCCTGAAGCGGCCCACAGACCGGCCCCGCCGCACGGCGGGGTCGTGA
- a CDS encoding ferredoxin, whose protein sequence is MGDRWHVEVDRSVCIGSGMCVGTAPDGFTLDTARQSHPTHPETDAAEKILEAAESCPVEAITLTLLGTGEVVFPPED, encoded by the coding sequence ATGGGCGACCGCTGGCACGTCGAGGTCGACCGGTCGGTGTGCATCGGCTCGGGCATGTGCGTGGGCACCGCCCCGGACGGCTTCACCCTCGACACCGCCCGTCAGTCGCACCCCACGCACCCCGAGACGGACGCCGCCGAGAAGATCCTGGAGGCGGCCGAGAGCTGCCCCGTCGAAGCCATCACCCTCACCCTGCTCGGCACCGGGGAGGTGGTGTTCCCGCCGGAGGACTGA